Proteins encoded within one genomic window of Chrysemys picta bellii isolate R12L10 chromosome 6, ASM1138683v2, whole genome shotgun sequence:
- the LOC135972276 gene encoding uncharacterized protein LOC135972276, whose amino-acid sequence MQSSPAVMAVQSVNRKRAPAWTDREVLDLIAVWGDESVLSELRSKRRNAKIYEKISKAMAERGYSRDATQCRVKIKELRQGYQKTKEANGRSGSHPQTSRFYEALHSILGAAATTTPPVTVDSEDGIVSTAGSSDMLGDGEDEEGDEEGEAVGSAHNADFPDSQDLFITLTEIPYEASPAVTPDTESGEGSATPSATVSQPSLESHSQRLARIRRRKKRTREDMFSELMACSQAQAAQQTQWRENLTRMHQANMDREERWRQEDQQATQTLLALLREQTDTLRRLVDVLQERRQEDRALLQSISNRPPPPPSPIPTSPKVQRRRGGRVPANSHSTPAESSNSRRLSFPKI is encoded by the exons atgcagagctctccagcagtgatggccgtgcagtctgtgaatagaaagagggccccagcatggactgatcgggaagtcttggatctcatcgctgtgtggggcgatgagtccgtgctttccgagctgcgatccaaaagaaggaatgcaaagatctacgagaagatctctaaagccatggcagagagaggatacagccgggatgcaacgcagtgccgcgtgaaaatcaaggagctgagacaaggctaccagaagaccaaagaggcaaacggacgctccggatcccatccccagacatcccgtttctacgaggcactgcattccatcctcggtgcggccgccaccactaccccaccagtgaccgtggactctgaggatgggatagtgtccacggccggttcctcggacatgttaggggacggggaagatgaggaaggagatgaggagggcgaggcagtcggcagcgctcacaacgctgatttccccgacagccaggatctcttcatcacccttacagagatcccctacgaagcgtccccagccgttaccccggacacagaatctggggaaggatcagcca ccccatctgcgactgtctcacaacctagcctggaatcacactcccagaggctagcgcggattaggcgtaggaagaagaggacacgggaggacatgttctctgagcttatggcctgttcccaagcccaggcagcacagcagacccagtggcgggagaacttgacccgaatgcaccaagccaacatggatcgggaggagaggtggcggcaggaagaccagcaggcgactcaaacgctgcttgcactactgagggagcaaacggatacgctccggcgccttgtggatgttctgcaggaacggaggcaggaggacagagccctgctgcagtccatctctaaccgccctcccccgccaccaagtcccatacccacctcacccaaagtgcaaagaaggagaggcggcagagtccctgctaactctcactccacccctgcagagagctctaatagcagaaggctctcatttcccaaaatttga